The DNA window CCCCGTGATCGCGAACGGGAAGATGTACCTGCGGGACCAGGAACTGATCTTCAGCTTTGACGTCAAAGGCAAGTAGTCGAGTGAGCGTTGGATGAAGGCGATCTGGTCGTCGCTTAGGAGAACAAATTGCATCGCACCAGCAGCGTCCATCGGACCGACCGGCCGATGGACGCTTTTCTTTTCGGCCGCGGACGGCGCGACTAGTTGCCTTCCACCCTCAAGCGATGTGGCGTCTTTTCGAGGTTGCCGGCGGCGTCTTCGGCGACGGCCTCCAGTTCGATCGGCGCCTTGCTGGCCGCTTCCAACTCGATCTCCCATTCGGCGTAGTTCGCGCGTGACGAATGGGCCTCCTTGCCGTTGATCCGGACAGACTTCACCGCGCCGTCGTCAATGGTGGTGCCGCGCACCAGGATCTTGCCCTCGCGCCGCGCGTGACCGGTGATAACGGTGACCGGCGGCAGATCGTCCACGATGTCCAGCGGCTTCGGATAATCCGCTTCGACTGGCCGGCGGCCCTGCGGCGAAAACTCCGGACTTACCGCAATTTGATCGAGCCGAATGTTTCGGTATGCGTGATCCTTGTACACGGGTCGCCAAATACCGTACTCGCACACGTGGCAGTCGAGGCGGTCGATCATCACCGAAGGTGACACGGGATGAATGGACCAGTGAGAGTTCCAAACACGAAAGTTGCGGATCACAAACGGGTGCTGCACGTCCGGCCCGACACCCGCGACACCGGTTCCGAACGGAACGCCGCCTCCAAGATTAAATCCGTGTCGCCGTTGGCAGTTGGCTTCATTGTCCTCGAAGCGAAGAAACGGCAGCGTCCGGACATCCGTCGGGGCGTGCGATCCATCCGGTCGGCGAACATCCAAGGTCAGCTTGAAAGCAGGCGTCTCCATCGCCTGGAAAAAGTACCCGTATTCGTCGCACTCCGCGGCCACATTCCGAGTAAAGGCATTGAGGCTATTCGCCCACCAGAACCCCGAACCGTCGTTGGCATCAAACGGCAATGCCTGGTCAGGAAGCTTTTTGGCGATGTACGCCTGAACGGCAAGGTTCCGATCAAGCACGTTGTAGACTTCCGTTCCATTCTCCAGGAAGAAGCCGTGGCCCTTGGACTGGTAGCCCACGCAGTCGCGGACGACCAGGTAGTTGGTACCGTGAATGGTGATCCAGCGGTTATCGCTGTCCCAGATGCTTGCACCAATCACGCTCGTGCCGCGCATCGTGTCGCCGGCCAGGTGGAAATGAAGGCTGTAACGACCCAGCACGTCCTCCTTCCCGAGGTGTCGGAACTCGGCGTACGAAATGGATCCGCGGGAATTACGGTGATACATCGTGTGGCCGCGGATGCCCTTTGGGTCGGCGGATTCCACGACCACGTTCCGCGACAGATTGGCGATGTCGCCGCGGTAGTCGCCGTCGGCGGTGTGATCGAACGCCACCGCCTGGTCGAGCGTGAGCTTCTGGCCGTCGATTGCGGTGATCAGGCGTTCTTCAGTCTGTGTGCTGTCTTTTGTGGAGGGGCGGAAGGTCTGGTTGCGCTTGATCTGACGCGTGGTGGCGGTGAGAAGGACCCGGTCGCCGACGTGCCATCCGGTCACCGTATCAAGCAGACTGACGGCACCATCGCCTTTGGCGACGGCACTGCCGAGGCGAGTCCAAGTCTGTGACATCGGCGCGCCGTGAAAGTCCATGCGCCCGCCACAGCAGACGATCGCCGGCAGCGAACTTCGATCGGCACCCTCGAACGCCGTCAGGCGAATGACCGCAGATACACCAGCAGGGATCGGGTCCTGAGCCGTCCCGACCTCGAGTGCACCCCGTGTGGGTGCAAGCATGTCCGCCACCGTATTGTCGGGCTGAGGTACGGCAACGGCGGGTCGGATATGCGCCGTGCAGTCGAAGCCGGTCTCGCTGACGTCCTCGCCTTCCTGGACTTTCAGGAGCCCCACATCAAGGCGGGTGTTTCTTTCGCGGGAGAACGTCAGCAAGCCGGCGATATGGACGGAGCGGAGTGGCTGCGAAGTGATGATGTCGTACGTCACCTCGTGGTCACGTCGTACAAGTACGCGCGACCCGCCCGCCGGAACCTTTCCATTGTCCCAGATCTTTGCATCGGACCAGCGTCCTGACCGAACGGTGCTCACGGTAGGGGCGCTTTCAGCGGCTGCGCAAACGCCACTGGCCGCCAGCAGGAGCAGGATGCCTGATAGCCGGTTGATTCTCATGGTCGCATGGTAACACCGCGCCGCGCCAGTTCGGAAAGCATTTGGTGTATGCCCCATCAGGCAGCGGGTGTCGTCGTAAGCACGGCGGACAGTCCGGCCTTCGTGTTCTCGAAACCGAAGGCAGAGGCACTGCTGATCAACTCGAGGGTGTACTGGCCGGGCTGCAGTGTCCCACTTTTGCTGGCTACGGTGTTGGGGTGGGTTCCGTCGTCCTTGACGAAATCCACCAATGATGTCGCCCCGCGCCGAAGCCGGACCGCTACACCGGAACGGCCGTCGTTGCCCTCGCGCGACCAGGTGTAAGTCAGTGTGTAGGCTCGCGGCTCATCAAGATAGAAGCTAACGAGGAACGACGAAACGCCAGTCCCTCCACTGTCGAAGCACGACGCCGATGAACTCCCGGAGAAGCTCAATTTCGTGTCGCTTAGGCTCGACGTCTGAGACGCGTTTCCGAACGCCGATTCCATCGCCGGATAATCGACAAAGGATGACGCAAGCGTCTGCGTGAAGGCCGCAAGACTGGTGGACGACTTCTTCTTTTCGTCGAAGCCGTCGGGCCCGGCGGACGTGATGACTTCCCGTGTCTGGGAAGTGAAACGAATGGGACTCGAGATGAGTGTGACGGTTTCCGTCGCGAGCCTGTCCTTCACCAGATCGCCCCAGTGCGTGATAAACCAGTCTTGGCCCGCGCCGGCGGTATCGGTGTCGGTTGCCAGGTCGGCCGGTACAGTCGTCTTGTCGAGTTTCACCCCCGGCGTTCCGGCCTTGAGGCGCGATATTCGGGTGGCATAACTGTTCGCCGGATTGCTCCATTCTGCTCCGATGACCCGGAGGGACGCCACGTTGGTGTCGTAAGTGGTCCTCGATCCGATGAGCAGGTCGTCGTCGGCGTCGCCGTTGAGGGTGTCGGTGCCATTCCCGCCGAACAGGACGTCGCGTCCGCCGCCGCCACGAAGGGTGTCGTTGCCGCCGTTGCCGATCAGGATGTTGGCGAGCGCGCTGCCGGCGAGGGTGTCGCCGGCGCTGCCGCCTCGGATGTTTTCGACGTCGGGCATGACGTTGTCGTTCTCGAGTAGCGAGGGGTTGCCGTCATTGGCGACGCCGTCCAGCGAGACGTTGACGGCGGTGGTCCTGGCGGAGTAGTCGGCGAAGTCGATGCCGGCGTTTCCGTTGAAGACGTCACCTTTCAGGCCGCCGTCGAGGACGTCGTTATTGTTGCCACCGTTGAGAACATCCTTGCCACCGCCGCCGCGGAGGAAGTCGTCCCCGTCGCCGCCATTGAGGGTTGCCGGAGCGGTGACGGCGTCAAAGACCTGCAGCGAGTCATTACCGGCCAGTCCGTTGATGATGATCGATTTGACCAGTGCCGGGGTGAAGTTTCCCTTGACGACGCCGCCTTCCTTCACCTGCACAAGGCCTGAGACCACATTCACGGTCACCGCGTCGGCTAATGCGGTACCGTTGACGGTCAGCACACCCGCCGCCGAAAGCGACGTGGTGAGCAATTGCCGTTGTTCCAGTCGTTCCACGGATGCAAAACGCTGCCGGCGACCGCCGACGGCTTTCATGTTGTGTCGCATGGGTACCCTCGTTTGAATTGGCAGATGTCCGCCAATGTAACGGACGGTACAACCGAAGCGACCGGTTCAACAGAAAGGGCCCACGGGGGCTGGGAGCCAATGGGGCATCTCCGCTGTCGTTTTCATGCGATTGGGCGGCGGTCGCGACTTCCGGTCAGGCGGGTCGGCCGCATTGGGTGCATTGATCGCGAATGCAGGGTTCGACGTGCGCAGTCGCGTTTCCCTCGCCGATAGCGGCTTCGAGCTCTTCCTCGATCGCCGTTGCGACCTGATGTCCTTTAAGAACATCCCAGTCCGCCGGTACGACCAGGTGGAAATCGACCCAATGATACCTGCCGGCGTGGCGGTGGCGGACCTTGTGATAACTGCAGACCGTCGGGGACTTGCTGCCGCCGGGGAGGTGGGCATCAAGAATCCCGCTGAGCAGGGCGGCGTCGGACCGGTCCTGCCGATCGGTCAGACCCGCTTCGGCGCGGCGGAGCAGGCCGATACCCACCCAGGCGATGTAGCCCGCGACGAGGATCGCCGCCAGCGGGTCAAGCCAGGCCCAGCCGGTGAGCTTCACCGCGAGAACCGCCACCAGGGCCGCGACACTGGTCCATGCATCGGACATCAGGTGATGGCCGTCAGCCTCGAGTGTGACCGAGCCCAGCTTGCGGCCGGTTCGAATCAGACACAGCCCGGTAATACCGTTCACGACCAGCGCACCGGCCATCAGCACCAGTGCGATGGCCAGGTTTTGTGGCTGAAACGCCTGGTCGATGTTGCGAAACACGTCCACCGCTTTGACGAGCGACATGATGCCCGCGATCAGGATCATGCCCCCCTCAAAGCCTACCGCCAGAAACTCAACCTTCCCGTGGCCGTAAGGATGGCTTTCATCGGCAGGGAGATGGGCGACGGCGAGCGAGTACAGCGCGAAGATCGAAGCGGCCAGGTTGACAATCGACTCCAGCGCGTCTGAGAAAATGACGGCCGAGCCGGTCAGAAAATATCCCGTGAACTTGGCGCTCGTCAGAACGATTCCGACAGCCAGAGCCAGGAGAACGGCCTTGGCTTCGAGCTTCGGAATGTGGCGAAGTGGCTTGGGAATGAGGGTCATCACGAGACCGGCCGGGTTTGGGCGGCAACAGGATCATTGCGTCCGAGAGAACGAAAGCAGTGTAACCGTCGTTGGGACCTATGGCGATGCACAGAGCCTCGTGCCTGAGATCGCCATGCCGGTCGCACACGGCGTATCACTTCGGGCTGCCCCACTTTTTGCTACAGTTGGTTTTGTCAATCTTTCCCAAGTTTGCATGCAATCTTGACCGATTCTTTACACGAGGCTCATTACGACGGTCTACGCTACGAACGATAACGGAGTTCTAGGGAAAGCGGTCACCCATTGCCGAGGCAACGCAAACCGGCGGCCGACATGTGATTGGACATCTCCGAGGCTTGTGTTCTCATGCCTTCCACGTTCTTAACCCCAGGCACTCGCTCCACGGCCCGTTCGGTTGACGGCTGGCGGATCGGTCCGTTTGGGCTGGATGTCGCCAATCGCGATCTCTCCTGCGCTGTCCATGTCTCGCTCGAGCGCTGGGTCAAACGGACGCTGGGCTCGATCGATCACGAGCAGCGTGTCGCCGACATCGCAACCGACTTGTTCGATGTCGTCGGAGACCTCCATCAACTCGATGCCGCCGATCTTCGGCTCCTCCGCTGGGCGTCCATCGTTCACGACGTCGGCCGGGCCGTCTGCGACGATACCCACCCGGAACAGGGCGCGAAACTGCTCCGCAGCGAACGGTCGCTCCCCCTCTTGCCCGCCGAACGGCGACACCTGGTGTACCTTACCCTGTATCACCGTGGGAAGGTCCCTTCGCCGGGTCGCGACGATGTTCTTTCCGCCGGCGACGACCACGAACGACTTTATCGTACGCTGGCCCTGCTCCGCGCTGCCGACGGCCTCGATAACCGAGACCTTGGCGGCAAGTTTCACGCGCCGCCGCGTGTCGTGTTCGGGCTGACGCGTCGTTCTGCTCTTCGGGCCAACACGTTGCACGTGACGTGTTACCTCGATCAGGACAGCGCCAAAGCACGCCGCGTCTACAGCCGTCGCAAGAAGTTCCGCCTGCTCGAAGAGGTCCTCAGCTGCCAGATCGCCCCGACGGTAATCGTCGCCGGGTCGGGCAAGTCGGTCGCCTGAGTGCATCAAGGCCGTCGGGGCTGTTACACTCACGGCACGCATGGACGCCTCCGTCAGCTCCCCGAATCCCACCGAAGCGCCGACCGAAAGGCCTCTGGACTTTGCGCAGAGCGCCCGCGTCGTCTGTCGGGTAAGGTCGCGCCCGGGTCCGGTCCTCCACAGCGGTGTCAACGTACCGGCGTTCTACCTCGTCCACGCGCTGGGCGCTTCCGTGCCCCTGGTTGCCGGGCTGACGCTGTTCGGCTTCAGGGCGTTGGCCTGTGTATCAATTGTGATCGGATCGGCGTTCGTCGCCGCACTGGTTTGGCGGCGCATCGGACGGCGGGGCGGCCAACTCCAGATACCCCAGGTGCTATGGCTGGCGTTGCTGCTGGGCCTCATGTTGCCGGCCCACCTCGCCTCTGAAGTACCAACCCCCTCGGCGACGCACGTATTCACGACCGCGCCCTGGCCTCTTCCGGCGGCGGCGGGTGTGGCCGTCGTGATGATCCTCTGGCTCGCCGGTGGCAGTGGTGGCCGGTTTCATCCGGCCGTCTACACCATCCTGCTGATCGGCTCGCTGTTTTCCGTCCTGCTGAACCCGCACTGGGTTTTGGCTCGCAAGCACATCCTGAGCGGCGACGTGCTCAACGCAGCCGCGCCTGGCGCGATCTCCATCGCCAGTGAGCCGTGGCTCCGTCGACCCACCGACGGCGGCCGCGACGCATTCTGGATTGTTCCGGCGGCACAGTGGCTCAGCCTGTACACCCGTGGACAAATTCCTGTCGACCGCGGCCGCATGCCCATGCACGAACTGCTTCGGGACCGCATGCCGCCGCTGGAAGACCTGGTTGTCGGCGGGCACCCCGCGCCCATCGGTTGTGCGAGCCTGATCGGCGTCATCGTCGGCGGCTTGTTCCTTATGTACCGCGGCGTGATCGACTTCCGCGTGCCGCTGGGCGTTGTGGTATCCATGTATGCCGCGCTGCTGATTCTCCCCGTCCCCACCGTCATCACCGAAACAGGCCCGTACTACCGTTGGTTCATTCCCCGCGAACCTGACGTCGGCTGGGCGGCTGCGGTCACCTTTGTGAACTACCAGATGACCGCCGGGCCCGCCGTGTTCATGGCGTTCTTCCTGGCGACGGCACCGAGCGTCCGCCCGCTCGTCCGGCGGGCGCGAACGCTCTACGCCGTCCTGATCGGCGTGGCGTCGGCGGCGGCCCAGCTATACCTCACGGTATCGCTCGGGCCGTACATTGCCCTGGTTGCCGTCGCACTGCTAGCCCCGATCATCGATCGCTGGTTCGCACCCCGAACACTCGTGTAGTTGCCGCCACCCACCTAGAGCGTCGCCCGGTCTGCGGATAAGATTGATCCAGATGAAGATTATCCTCGCGAACCCCCGCGGTTTCTGTGCCGGCGTGAACATGGCGATCGACGTTGTCGATCAGGTGCTCAAGCTCAAGGGCGCGCCGGTTTACGTGTTCCACGAGATTGTTCACAACAAGCACGTCGTGGAAGACTTCCAGAGTCGTGGCGTCACCTTCGTGAATGAAATTGACGAAGTGCCCGAAGGCGCGGTGATCGTTTACAGCGCCCATGGCATTTCGCCGGCGGTACGGCAATCGAGCAAGGCGCGAAACCTGGTCGAAATTGACGCCACCTGCCCCCTGGTCACCAAGGTTCACCTGGAGGTGTTGAAGTTCGCCAAGGACGGCTACTCGATCGTATTCATCGGCCACCGGAACCACGACGAGGCCGTCGGCACCGTCGGTGAAGCGCCCGGACAGATCTTTGTCGTCGAGGATGAAGAGGAGGTCGAACGCCTGAACCTCCCGAACGCCGATCGCGTGGCGTACGTCACGCAGACCACGCTCAGCGTGAACGACGCAAACCGCATGATCGCCGCGCTGAAGCGCAAGTTCCCCCATATCAAGGCGCCGGCGAAGGAAGACATCTGCTACGCGACCACGAACCGGCAAAATGCCGTGACGGCTCTATCGGCCGATGCCGAAGTGGTGCTGGTCGTCGGTAGCAAGAACAGCTCAAACTCTCAGCGGCTGGTGGATACCGCCAGGCAGATCGGCAAGGCGGGCTACCTGATCGACGACGCGAAGCAGCTCGATCCCGCGTGGCTCAAAGATGCCGGCGGGGTGTTCATCACCGCCGGCGCCAGCGCGCCAGAACGACTGGTCCAGGAGTTGATCGAACGACTGCAGCAGGAGTTCGGCGGTGTGGTCGAAACGCGAACGCTCGTCGACGAGGATGTGACGTTCGCTCCGCCCAAGACCTTGCGATCGTTGGCCGTCGTCGCCTGAGTGGCCGGCCCCGGCATTTCCGGGCCGGCTGAAATAGGCTTCATGTAGCGGGTTTCACGGGGGGTAGGCGCTGTCAACTCCTACCATCGGGACGAAGGGCCGGCAACGTTTGTCGTGCCGCAACAGTCGTTTACCGATGGAGGTTCTCATGCGTCGCACGCTTATTCGTACCGGTTTGGTCGCCCTGCTGGCTGTTGCAGGCGGAGTAACCGCAGGTTGCACGACCAAGTCGGAAGGGGAACGCACGCTCGAGAACGCCGACAAGCACGAGCAAGCCGGCGCGACGATCCGGCGTGGCGAACTGCTGGTTCAGGAAGGGGCCGCCAGCGAGGCGCGCGGCCTGGCGATCAAGCGACAGGGAGACAACACCGAAGGCGACCGCATGATCGCCGAAGGGCGGGCCAAGCAGGCCCAAGGGAACAAGCTCATCGAAGAAGGGCGCAAGATGCGGCCGTAAGTGCCTTGAACCTCGCCACTGCCGCTCTTGGTTCGGTCGAACGCTTCGGGACGGGTTTGCCCCGAAGCGTTCCGCATCCCTTAGGAGGTAGCGAACTCATTCCGCATCCGGTATCACATGCTCCCGCGATCTTCGTCCGATAAGGCAGCGGTTTGTCGGCATCGGGTTTCCCGTTCGGACACCGTCTTGATGTTGCGACCCGGCATCGACGATAACGATGCTGACGTCTGTTGCCGCCGACGAACGCTGTTTTTCCGGAGCATCCTGCGATGAAGGGCATCCTATTGGCCGGTGGAGCCGGCACTCGGCTCTATCCGCTCACCCGCTGCATCAGCAAGCAATTGCTGCCGGTGTACGATAAGCCGACGATCTACTACCCCATGTCGGTGCTCATGCTCGCCGGCATCCGCGAGGTGCTGATCATCAGCACGCCGCGCGATCTGCCGCGCATCGAAGACCTGTTCGGCGACGGCTCGCAACTGGGGATGAAGTTCAGCTACAAGGTGCAGGAACAGCCCAACGGCATCGCCCAGGCGTTCGTCCTCGGGGCTGATTTCGTCGGCGACTCGCCCGTCTGCCTGATCCTCGGCGACAACATCTTCTACGGCCACGACCTGACCGAATCCCTCGAGCAGTCGGCCGCTCTAAAATCGGGTTCGCGCGTCTTCGCCTACCAGGTGAAAGACCCCGAGCGCTACGGCGTCGTCGAGTTCGACAAGAGCTTTAAAGCCCTCAGCATCGAAGAGAAACCCAAACAGCCCAAGAGCAACTGGGCGGTCACCGGGCTCTACTTCTACGACAGCAAAGTCGTCCAGATCGCCAGGGACCTCAAGCCGTCCGCCCGCGGCGAGTACGAGATCACCGACGTCAACAAGGCGTACCTGGCCCGCGGCGAACTGACCGTCGAATGCATGGGCCGTGGCATCGCATGGCTGGACACCGGCACGTACGATTCACTCCTGAGCAGCAGCCAGTTCGTGCAGACGCTCGAAGAGCGGCAGGGCCTGAAAGTGGCGTGCCTGGAAGAGATCGCGTTCGCCAAAAAGTTCATCGACGCCAAACAGCTGAAGAAGCTAGTCGAGGCGGCGGGCAAGAGTGAGTACGGCGTGTACCTGCAGCGGGTGCTAAAGGAAGCCGAGTAGGGTGGGCACGGCCCGCCGCAGGTGTTGGCTCAAGTGCGTCGACTGGCCGTGCTCTCCCAAAAAGGCAAAAGACACGGAAAGCCAGCGGCGCCGAAACGGGAGGAAACAGTGACAGGAACTGTCGACTATGGAGAGTTGCTCTTTACACGGCAAGAGCGTAGCCCGCCGACTTTGAAAGATAGAGTATTCGTCGCGGTGATTGGTGTCCTGCTCAGTACCCTCGTAACCTATTTGGCCGTGCTTCAGCTTGGACCTGAGGGTGTCTACGTCCTGATCCCGTGTGTCGCAGTATTCGTGGTCATCCTCTACATCCAGTTGAAGATCGATATTCCGGTGTACCAGGTCTACGAGAACGGACTGGTTGTGACTCGTCGGTCTGGCGAACAAAAGTTCTCCTACATCAATGATGTGGTTGGATTTGGCTACTACGGATTCGAGCAACGTATCCTTGGCGTGGTTCGGGGGGTGTCAGGCCAGCGGCTGATGATCTTTCTGAAGTCTGGAAAACCGATTGAACTCAGTTCAAAGCTTTATAGCGACGGCCCCAGCACGAGAGGTTTGGATTGGCTCCTTGGCCGCCTGAATGAGATTATTAGACCTCGCATGCTCAGCGAAATAGAGTCCGGCAAAACGATCCCATGGACTCGAGGATGGAAGATGTCGCTGCGCGGCATCGAAACACCGAATGGCGACCGAATCGGCTGGGCCTCGATTCGAAAGATGTGGATCGAGAATGCAACCTGCCGAATCAGTACCAATGGCAGGCTCTTGGACTATCAGATCGAGACGGGATTGTCGAAAAACTTCATGCCGGGCTATGAAATCGCGCTGATGCTGAAAAGACGTTCCTCTGAGCAGGCTTAGGCTCGCGACAAGGCAGCTAGTTACTCCGGCGGGCAGTGCCCGCCCTACAAAACACTATGCGTACTCTCCTCGTCACCGGCGCTGCCGGCTTTATCGGTTCGAACTTCGTCCGCATGCTCCTCAACCGCAAGGAGCAGGTGAAGCTCG is part of the Humisphaera borealis genome and encodes:
- a CDS encoding G8 domain-containing protein, which codes for MRINRLSGILLLLAASGVCAAAESAPTVSTVRSGRWSDAKIWDNGKVPAGGSRVLVRRDHEVTYDIITSQPLRSVHIAGLLTFSRERNTRLDVGLLKVQEGEDVSETGFDCTAHIRPAVAVPQPDNTVADMLAPTRGALEVGTAQDPIPAGVSAVIRLTAFEGADRSSLPAIVCCGGRMDFHGAPMSQTWTRLGSAVAKGDGAVSLLDTVTGWHVGDRVLLTATTRQIKRNQTFRPSTKDSTQTEERLITAIDGQKLTLDQAVAFDHTADGDYRGDIANLSRNVVVESADPKGIRGHTMYHRNSRGSISYAEFRHLGKEDVLGRYSLHFHLAGDTMRGTSVIGASIWDSDNRWITIHGTNYLVVRDCVGYQSKGHGFFLENGTEVYNVLDRNLAVQAYIAKKLPDQALPFDANDGSGFWWANSLNAFTRNVAAECDEYGYFFQAMETPAFKLTLDVRRPDGSHAPTDVRTLPFLRFEDNEANCQRRHGFNLGGGVPFGTGVAGVGPDVQHPFVIRNFRVWNSHWSIHPVSPSVMIDRLDCHVCEYGIWRPVYKDHAYRNIRLDQIAVSPEFSPQGRRPVEADYPKPLDIVDDLPPVTVITGHARREGKILVRGTTIDDGAVKSVRINGKEAHSSRANYAEWEIELEAASKAPIELEAVAEDAAGNLEKTPHRLRVEGN
- a CDS encoding calcium-binding protein, producing MRHNMKAVGGRRQRFASVERLEQRQLLTTSLSAAGVLTVNGTALADAVTVNVVSGLVQVKEGGVVKGNFTPALVKSIIINGLAGNDSLQVFDAVTAPATLNGGDGDDFLRGGGGKDVLNGGNNNDVLDGGLKGDVFNGNAGIDFADYSARTTAVNVSLDGVANDGNPSLLENDNVMPDVENIRGGSAGDTLAGSALANILIGNGGNDTLRGGGGRDVLFGGNGTDTLNGDADDDLLIGSRTTYDTNVASLRVIGAEWSNPANSYATRISRLKAGTPGVKLDKTTVPADLATDTDTAGAGQDWFITHWGDLVKDRLATETVTLISSPIRFTSQTREVITSAGPDGFDEKKKSSTSLAAFTQTLASSFVDYPAMESAFGNASQTSSLSDTKLSFSGSSSASCFDSGGTGVSSFLVSFYLDEPRAYTLTYTWSREGNDGRSGVAVRLRRGATSLVDFVKDDGTHPNTVASKSGTLQPGQYTLELISSASAFGFENTKAGLSAVLTTTPAA
- a CDS encoding cation diffusion facilitator family transporter; protein product: MTLIPKPLRHIPKLEAKAVLLALAVGIVLTSAKFTGYFLTGSAVIFSDALESIVNLAASIFALYSLAVAHLPADESHPYGHGKVEFLAVGFEGGMILIAGIMSLVKAVDVFRNIDQAFQPQNLAIALVLMAGALVVNGITGLCLIRTGRKLGSVTLEADGHHLMSDAWTSVAALVAVLAVKLTGWAWLDPLAAILVAGYIAWVGIGLLRRAEAGLTDRQDRSDAALLSGILDAHLPGGSKSPTVCSYHKVRHRHAGRYHWVDFHLVVPADWDVLKGHQVATAIEEELEAAIGEGNATAHVEPCIRDQCTQCGRPA
- a CDS encoding HD domain-containing protein — its product is MPSTFLTPGTRSTARSVDGWRIGPFGLDVANRDLSCAVHVSLERWVKRTLGSIDHEQRVADIATDLFDVVGDLHQLDAADLRLLRWASIVHDVGRAVCDDTHPEQGAKLLRSERSLPLLPAERRHLVYLTLYHRGKVPSPGRDDVLSAGDDHERLYRTLALLRAADGLDNRDLGGKFHAPPRVVFGLTRRSALRANTLHVTCYLDQDSAKARRVYSRRKKFRLLEEVLSCQIAPTVIVAGSGKSVA
- a CDS encoding RnfABCDGE type electron transport complex subunit D — its product is MDASVSSPNPTEAPTERPLDFAQSARVVCRVRSRPGPVLHSGVNVPAFYLVHALGASVPLVAGLTLFGFRALACVSIVIGSAFVAALVWRRIGRRGGQLQIPQVLWLALLLGLMLPAHLASEVPTPSATHVFTTAPWPLPAAAGVAVVMILWLAGGSGGRFHPAVYTILLIGSLFSVLLNPHWVLARKHILSGDVLNAAAPGAISIASEPWLRRPTDGGRDAFWIVPAAQWLSLYTRGQIPVDRGRMPMHELLRDRMPPLEDLVVGGHPAPIGCASLIGVIVGGLFLMYRGVIDFRVPLGVVVSMYAALLILPVPTVITETGPYYRWFIPREPDVGWAAAVTFVNYQMTAGPAVFMAFFLATAPSVRPLVRRARTLYAVLIGVASAAAQLYLTVSLGPYIALVAVALLAPIIDRWFAPRTLV
- the ispH gene encoding 4-hydroxy-3-methylbut-2-enyl diphosphate reductase, producing MKIILANPRGFCAGVNMAIDVVDQVLKLKGAPVYVFHEIVHNKHVVEDFQSRGVTFVNEIDEVPEGAVIVYSAHGISPAVRQSSKARNLVEIDATCPLVTKVHLEVLKFAKDGYSIVFIGHRNHDEAVGTVGEAPGQIFVVEDEEEVERLNLPNADRVAYVTQTTLSVNDANRMIAALKRKFPHIKAPAKEDICYATTNRQNAVTALSADAEVVLVVGSKNSSNSQRLVDTARQIGKAGYLIDDAKQLDPAWLKDAGGVFITAGASAPERLVQELIERLQQEFGGVVETRTLVDEDVTFAPPKTLRSLAVVA
- the rfbA gene encoding glucose-1-phosphate thymidylyltransferase RfbA, whose product is MKGILLAGGAGTRLYPLTRCISKQLLPVYDKPTIYYPMSVLMLAGIREVLIISTPRDLPRIEDLFGDGSQLGMKFSYKVQEQPNGIAQAFVLGADFVGDSPVCLILGDNIFYGHDLTESLEQSAALKSGSRVFAYQVKDPERYGVVEFDKSFKALSIEEKPKQPKSNWAVTGLYFYDSKVVQIARDLKPSARGEYEITDVNKAYLARGELTVECMGRGIAWLDTGTYDSLLSSSQFVQTLEERQGLKVACLEEIAFAKKFIDAKQLKKLVEAAGKSEYGVYLQRVLKEAE